The following coding sequences lie in one Dermatophagoides farinae isolate YC_2012a unplaced genomic scaffold, ASM2471394v1 contig9, whole genome shotgun sequence genomic window:
- the LOC142598163 gene encoding small ribosomal subunit protein eS8-like, whose amino-acid sequence MGISRDSRHKRRATGGKRAIHQKKKKYELGRPAALTKLGNERVHVVRTRGGNHKYRALRLDSGSFSWGSQQISFKTKINNVVYNPTSNELVRTNTITKSSIVAIDANPFITWYYTRYGVNLGKNEIPDEESKSRSVQAKHAKRLENENVCPSLLEQFKSGRLFAIITTRPGQSGVCNGYILEGEELEFYKKKLDKKRRR is encoded by the coding sequence ATGGGTATTTCAAGAGACTCAAGACACAAAAGACGAGCAACTGGAGGTAAAAGAGCcatccaccaaaaaaaaaagaagtatGAGCTCGGTCGTCCCGCCGCTTTAACTAAACTCGGCAACGAGCGTGTTCACGTCGTACGTACTCGTGGTGGAAACCACAAATACAGAGCTTTGAGACTCGATTCCGGTTCTTTTTCATGGGGAAGCCAACAAATCTCTTTCAAAACTAAAATAAACAACGTCGTATACAACCCGACCTCCAACGAGTTAGTCCGAACCAACACGATTACGAAGAGCTCTATTGTTGCTATTGATGCAAACCCGTTTATCACTTGGTACTACACTAGATACGGAGTTAATCTTGGTAAAAACGAAATCCCTGATGAAGAATCAAAGTCGCGCAGCGTTCAAGCTAAGCACGCCAAGCGCttagaaaacgaaaatgttTGCCCATCTTTGTTGGAACAATTTAAATCAGGTCGTTTGTTCGCTATTATTACTACTCGTCCAGGTCAATCCGGTGTTTGTAACGGTTACATCCTTGAAGGTGAAGAACTCGAATTTTACAAAAAGAAGTTAGATAAGAAGAGGAGACgttaa